In Achromobacter xylosoxidans A8, a single window of DNA contains:
- a CDS encoding LysR family transcriptional regulator: MQDLNDLFYFVQTVEHQGFAPAGRALGMPKSRLSRRLALLEERLGVRLIQRSTRHFMVTDIGQTYYERCKAMLAEAEAAQEVIDAAQVEPRGVIKLTCPIALLHTHVGGMLADFMLKYPRVVIQLEATNRRVDVLGEAVDVAIRVRPPPLEDSDLVMRVLADRGQSLVASPALAAECGQPATPDDLGAWPSLALGSPNQAYRLDLYKQDGQQATVSLAPRMITTDMIALRNAAMAGVGVVQLPTLMVREQLQAGQLVRVLPDWAPRRELIHAVFPSRRGLLSSVRALVDYLAERFGRLQED; the protein is encoded by the coding sequence ATGCAGGACCTCAACGATCTTTTCTATTTCGTGCAGACCGTCGAGCACCAGGGCTTCGCGCCCGCCGGACGCGCACTGGGCATGCCCAAGTCCCGCCTCAGCCGCAGGCTGGCCCTGCTGGAAGAACGCCTGGGGGTGCGGCTGATCCAGCGCTCCACGCGGCACTTCATGGTCACAGACATCGGCCAGACCTATTACGAACGCTGCAAGGCCATGCTGGCCGAAGCCGAGGCCGCGCAGGAAGTGATAGACGCGGCCCAGGTCGAGCCGCGCGGCGTCATCAAGTTGACCTGTCCCATCGCCCTGCTGCATACCCATGTGGGCGGGATGCTGGCGGACTTCATGCTGAAGTACCCGCGCGTGGTGATACAACTGGAAGCCACCAACCGGCGGGTCGACGTGCTGGGCGAGGCCGTCGACGTGGCGATACGCGTGCGGCCGCCCCCCTTGGAAGACAGCGACCTGGTCATGCGCGTGCTGGCGGATCGCGGGCAGAGCCTGGTCGCGAGCCCCGCGCTGGCCGCCGAATGCGGGCAGCCGGCAACGCCGGACGACCTGGGCGCCTGGCCCAGCCTGGCGCTCGGCTCGCCCAACCAGGCCTATCGCCTCGATCTGTACAAGCAGGATGGCCAACAGGCCACGGTCTCGCTGGCCCCCAGGATGATCACCACCGACATGATCGCCTTGCGCAACGCGGCGATGGCCGGCGTGGGCGTGGTGCAGCTGCCCACGCTGATGGTGCGGGAACAGCTGCAGGCGGGACAGCTGGTCCGGGTGCTGCCGGACTGGGCACCGCGGCGCGAACTGATACACGCCGTGTTCCCGTCGCGGCGCGGCCTGCTGTCGTCGGTCCGGGCACTGGTGGATTACCTGGCGGAGCGCTTCGGGCGGCTGCAGGAGGACTAG
- a CDS encoding FAD-dependent monooxygenase gives MKEIEIPVLVVGAGPAGLAATALLAKYGIQTLAITRYPGTANSPRAHITNQRTIEVMRDLGIEDRVRAQATPNALMLNNVWATSFAGKELARLQTWGGGDQRRGDYDRASPCAMCNIPQHLLEPIILTAAREHGAQFLFNTELKTISQDADGVVAEMVDTISGEEIRVRAQYAVGADGGNSLVAKQLGFEFDGEMGLGAAISCWLEVDLTPYVQHRPGVLYWMAEPGNSYWFGSGTFVCVRPWNEWIMLSMYDKSKGEPDLSEDAIVARARAVIGVPDIPVKVKSANKWQINHIAARDMGKGRVFLAGDAAHRHPPANGLGTNTSIQDGFNLAWKLALVLKGQAGPDLLETYSQERQPVARGVVDRAMKSVNDMKAIADAIGFTPGQSAQEGWANLDELFSDSDRGRERRAQLDAAVALQNYQFNCHGVELGQMYASSAIVPDGSARRPPERDSELYHQATTFPGASLPHAWVEQGRRRISTLDLAGNGRFALLVGRTDQVWRAAAAQAASAFGIDIAVYSIGAGCEVLDIYGDWARLREVSESGCLLVRPDRHVAWRKHAAPDEHGAAAELLDALQGILGRRARAGLGARAVAEAALS, from the coding sequence ATGAAGGAAATCGAGATCCCCGTCCTCGTGGTCGGGGCCGGGCCGGCCGGCCTGGCGGCGACGGCCCTGCTGGCCAAGTACGGCATCCAGACCCTGGCCATCACCCGTTACCCGGGCACCGCCAATTCGCCGCGCGCGCACATCACCAACCAGCGCACCATCGAAGTCATGCGCGACCTGGGCATCGAGGACCGGGTGCGGGCGCAGGCCACGCCCAACGCGCTGATGCTGAACAACGTCTGGGCCACCAGCTTTGCGGGCAAGGAGTTGGCGCGCCTGCAAACCTGGGGCGGCGGGGACCAGCGGCGCGGCGATTATGACCGGGCCAGCCCCTGCGCCATGTGCAACATCCCGCAGCACCTGTTGGAACCCATCATCCTGACGGCGGCGCGCGAGCACGGCGCGCAATTCCTTTTCAATACCGAACTCAAGACCATCAGCCAGGATGCGGACGGCGTGGTCGCCGAGATGGTGGACACGATCAGCGGCGAGGAAATCCGCGTCCGCGCCCAGTACGCCGTGGGCGCCGATGGCGGCAACAGCCTGGTGGCGAAACAGCTGGGCTTTGAATTCGACGGAGAAATGGGCCTGGGCGCGGCCATCAGCTGCTGGCTGGAAGTGGATCTGACGCCCTATGTGCAGCACCGCCCCGGGGTACTCTATTGGATGGCCGAACCGGGCAACAGCTATTGGTTCGGCAGCGGCACTTTTGTCTGCGTGCGGCCCTGGAACGAATGGATCATGCTGTCCATGTACGACAAGTCCAAGGGCGAGCCGGACCTGAGCGAGGACGCCATCGTGGCGCGCGCGCGCGCCGTGATCGGGGTGCCGGACATTCCCGTGAAGGTGAAGTCGGCCAATAAATGGCAGATCAACCATATCGCCGCGCGCGACATGGGCAAGGGCAGGGTGTTCCTGGCGGGCGATGCCGCGCACCGCCACCCGCCGGCCAACGGCCTGGGCACCAACACCTCGATCCAGGATGGCTTCAACCTGGCCTGGAAGCTGGCCCTGGTCCTGAAGGGCCAGGCTGGCCCGGACCTGCTTGAGACCTACAGCCAGGAGCGCCAGCCTGTCGCGCGCGGCGTGGTGGACCGGGCTATGAAGTCCGTGAACGACATGAAGGCCATCGCCGATGCCATCGGCTTCACACCGGGCCAGTCGGCGCAGGAAGGCTGGGCCAACCTGGATGAGCTGTTCAGCGATAGCGACCGCGGCCGCGAGCGCCGCGCGCAGCTGGACGCGGCCGTGGCGCTGCAGAACTACCAATTCAACTGCCATGGCGTCGAACTTGGCCAGATGTATGCGTCTTCCGCCATCGTGCCCGATGGCAGTGCGCGCCGCCCGCCCGAGCGCGATAGCGAGCTCTACCACCAGGCCACGACCTTCCCGGGCGCTTCCTTGCCGCATGCCTGGGTGGAACAGGGGCGGCGCCGTATTTCCACGCTGGATCTGGCCGGGAATGGGCGCTTCGCCCTGCTGGTCGGACGTACGGACCAGGTCTGGCGCGCGGCTGCGGCGCAAGCCGCCAGCGCATTCGGCATCGACATCGCGGTGTACAGCATTGGGGCCGGTTGCGAGGTGCTGGATATCTACGGCGACTGGGCGCGGCTGCGCGAGGTGTCGGAGTCGGGCTGCCTGCTGGTGCGTCCGGATCGCCATGTGGCCTGGCGCAAACATGCCGCGCCGGATGAGCATGGGGCGGCGGCGGAATTGCTGGACGCCCTGCAAGGCATACTGGGCCGGCGGGCCCGCGCCGGCCTGGGCGCGCGCGCGGTGGCTGAAGCCGCTTTGTCCTGA
- a CDS encoding MFS transporter, which produces METQDRQRRHASLRAAAVGNALEWFDWTLYGTFSAYLAMNLFDPSDRGSALLATLAVFAGGFLARPIGGWLFGRIGDRYGRKFTLVLTMCLLALTSLAIALLPTYEQAGVMASVLLFICRLMQGLAHGGESGVAYTYVAEIAPPAKRGLWSSSVFVSVTIGVMAATALAALLTSWLGKPAMEAWGWRVGFGVGALLGVYALFLRRSASESEVFEHRTEQGGAQKVSARQAFKIARNIVMIAAASNATYYTWVTFAPATAIATKGMDPSGAYTASLIAQLVCLLWLPVCGWLADRYGRKPMVMAFGLGVALAVFPVSHIVTDQPWTLFVGQLIGLLVWALLAAIFPAVVAEQVPTGARAMGVGFISSLSVAIFGGTAPYINAWLGAQGLDWVYTAYVGALGLMAFAGAFLIKETAGMDLNDIRLPGDEADAATGNKPAKRAAFN; this is translated from the coding sequence ATGGAGACACAGGACCGCCAACGCCGCCACGCTTCGCTGCGCGCGGCGGCCGTGGGCAATGCCCTGGAATGGTTCGACTGGACCTTGTACGGCACGTTCTCGGCTTATCTGGCCATGAACCTGTTCGATCCGTCTGACCGCGGTTCGGCGCTGCTGGCGACGCTGGCGGTGTTCGCCGGCGGTTTCCTGGCGCGGCCGATCGGCGGCTGGCTGTTCGGCCGCATCGGCGACCGCTACGGCCGCAAGTTCACCTTGGTCCTGACCATGTGCCTGCTGGCCTTGACCAGCCTGGCGATCGCGCTGCTTCCCACCTATGAGCAAGCAGGCGTGATGGCTTCGGTGCTGCTGTTCATCTGCCGCCTGATGCAGGGCTTGGCGCATGGAGGCGAGTCCGGCGTGGCCTATACCTATGTGGCGGAAATTGCGCCGCCGGCCAAGCGCGGATTGTGGTCCAGCTCGGTGTTCGTCAGCGTCACCATCGGCGTCATGGCGGCCACCGCGCTGGCGGCGTTGCTGACCTCCTGGCTGGGCAAGCCGGCGATGGAGGCCTGGGGCTGGCGCGTGGGCTTCGGCGTGGGCGCGCTGCTGGGCGTCTACGCGCTGTTCCTGCGCCGTAGCGCCAGCGAGAGCGAGGTGTTCGAACACAGGACGGAGCAGGGTGGCGCGCAAAAGGTCTCGGCCCGCCAGGCGTTCAAGATCGCCCGCAACATCGTGATGATCGCCGCCGCGTCCAACGCCACCTACTACACCTGGGTCACGTTCGCGCCGGCCACGGCCATCGCGACCAAGGGCATGGATCCATCGGGCGCCTACACGGCCAGCCTGATCGCGCAGCTGGTGTGCCTGTTGTGGCTGCCGGTGTGCGGCTGGCTGGCGGACCGCTACGGCCGCAAGCCCATGGTGATGGCTTTCGGCCTGGGCGTGGCGCTGGCGGTGTTCCCGGTATCGCACATCGTGACCGACCAGCCCTGGACCCTGTTCGTGGGGCAACTGATCGGGCTGCTGGTCTGGGCGCTCCTGGCCGCGATCTTCCCGGCCGTCGTGGCCGAGCAGGTGCCGACCGGCGCGCGCGCCATGGGCGTGGGCTTCATTTCATCGCTGTCGGTCGCGATCTTCGGCGGCACGGCGCCCTACATCAATGCCTGGCTGGGCGCCCAGGGACTGGACTGGGTCTATACGGCCTACGTGGGGGCGCTGGGCCTGATGGCTTTTGCGGGCGCCTTCCTCATCAAGGAAACGGCGGGCATGGACCTGAACGACATCCGCCTGCCAGGCGATGAGGCGGACGCCGCCACTGGCAACAAACCCGCCAAGCGCGCGGCATTCAACTGA
- a CDS encoding SDR family NAD(P)-dependent oxidoreductase, translating to MSNMNYPDLAGKIAVVTGAGGGIGRAMAAAFRQQGATVVATDLNLEALSGVDADCRELDVTQAQAVRELADAVAAQYGALDVWVNNAGFMARMPALDLDEAAWQRTMDINLKGTFFGAQAAARHMIAQGSGAIINLSSYAGVKPRPNCADYAAAKAGVAHLTQCLALEWSPKGLRVNAIAPGFIETPMSSWMHGDAATYAAYVERLPVRRVGQPSEIADAALYLASQASAYVTGHVLMVDGGVSKT from the coding sequence ATGAGCAACATGAACTATCCGGATCTGGCAGGAAAAATCGCGGTCGTCACGGGCGCCGGGGGCGGCATCGGGCGCGCCATGGCGGCGGCGTTCCGCCAGCAGGGGGCGACCGTGGTCGCCACCGACCTGAACCTGGAAGCGCTGTCCGGCGTGGACGCGGATTGCCGCGAGCTGGACGTGACCCAGGCGCAAGCGGTGCGCGAGCTGGCCGACGCGGTGGCCGCGCAATACGGCGCGCTGGACGTGTGGGTCAACAACGCCGGTTTCATGGCCCGCATGCCCGCCCTGGACCTGGACGAGGCCGCATGGCAGCGCACCATGGACATCAATCTCAAGGGCACGTTCTTCGGTGCCCAGGCGGCCGCGCGGCACATGATTGCGCAAGGCAGCGGCGCCATCATCAACCTGTCCAGCTATGCCGGCGTCAAGCCGCGCCCGAACTGCGCCGACTATGCCGCTGCCAAGGCCGGCGTGGCCCACCTGACCCAGTGCCTGGCGCTGGAATGGAGTCCCAAGGGGCTGCGCGTCAACGCCATCGCGCCCGGATTCATCGAAACGCCGATGAGCAGCTGGATGCACGGCGATGCCGCCACCTATGCCGCATACGTCGAGCGCCTGCCGGTGCGGCGCGTCGGCCAGCCGTCGGAGATCGCCGATGCGGCGCTGTACCTGGCCTCGCAGGCGTCGGCCTATGTCACGGGCCACGTGCTGATGGTTGACGGCGGAGTCTCCAAGACATGA
- a CDS encoding hydrolase, protein MSAPANFNGQRPVIDPADAVMLLIDHQSGLFQTVGDMPMPELRARAGALASMATLTKMPVITTASVPQGPNGPLIPEIHANAPHAQYIARKGEINAWDNPEFVAAVKATGRKTLIIAGTITSVCMAFPAISAVADGYKVFAVIDASGTYTKMAQEITLARVVQAGVVPMDTAAVASELQKTWNREDAMQWAEVYTKVFPAYQLLIESYAKAQEVVKNNETLDSQR, encoded by the coding sequence ATGTCCGCACCCGCCAACTTCAACGGCCAGCGTCCCGTCATCGATCCCGCCGACGCCGTCATGCTGCTGATCGACCATCAAAGCGGCCTGTTCCAGACCGTGGGCGACATGCCCATGCCCGAGCTGCGCGCCCGCGCCGGCGCGCTGGCTTCGATGGCCACGCTGACGAAGATGCCGGTCATCACCACCGCCTCCGTGCCGCAAGGCCCGAACGGCCCGCTGATTCCCGAGATCCACGCCAACGCGCCGCATGCGCAATACATTGCGCGCAAGGGCGAGATCAACGCCTGGGACAACCCCGAATTTGTCGCCGCCGTGAAGGCCACCGGCCGCAAGACGCTCATCATCGCCGGCACCATTACCAGCGTGTGCATGGCGTTCCCGGCCATCAGCGCGGTCGCCGACGGCTACAAAGTGTTCGCGGTGATCGACGCCTCGGGCACCTACACCAAGATGGCGCAGGAAATCACGCTGGCGCGCGTGGTGCAGGCTGGCGTCGTGCCCATGGACACGGCCGCCGTGGCCTCCGAGCTGCAGAAGACCTGGAACCGCGAAGACGCCATGCAGTGGGCCGAGGTCTACACCAAGGTGTTCCCGGCCTACCAGCTGCTGATCGAAAGCTATGCGAAGGCGCAGGAAGTGGTGAAGAACAACGAAACGCTGGATTCGCAACGCTGA
- a CDS encoding VOC family protein, with protein sequence MSFNKANAARYGVHSIDHFALIVPDLAEAGKFLTTFGLDVRPAAGGLELRCVGDQHCWARIAGEGPKRLAYLSLNCHGDELEAIKAQAHAQGARPAAAARGAAAAGEGFWCLDPDGNLLQIKAGPKTTPHTKSRNACVQIAPGQRGALGRSARAAVSPTRLSHVLLFTTDLERSLAFYAQALGLYLSDRSRDIVAFMHGRHGSDHHLLAFVQDRAPGWHHSAWDVPGIEEVGCGSEQMRAAGYPEGWGVARHTLGSNYFYYVRDPWGSFWEYSAHIDYVPAGYDWPAGDYPPEDALYMWGPEMPEYFIRNTG encoded by the coding sequence ATGTCCTTCAACAAAGCCAATGCCGCGCGCTACGGCGTGCATTCCATCGATCATTTCGCCCTGATCGTGCCCGATCTGGCGGAAGCCGGGAAATTCCTGACGACGTTCGGCCTGGACGTCCGGCCGGCCGCGGGCGGGCTGGAATTGCGCTGCGTGGGCGACCAGCATTGCTGGGCGCGCATAGCGGGCGAAGGCCCCAAGCGCCTGGCGTACCTGAGCCTGAACTGTCATGGCGACGAGCTCGAGGCCATCAAGGCGCAGGCCCACGCCCAGGGCGCGCGGCCGGCGGCGGCGGCCCGGGGCGCCGCGGCGGCAGGTGAGGGCTTCTGGTGCCTGGACCCCGACGGCAATCTGCTGCAGATCAAGGCCGGGCCCAAGACCACGCCCCATACCAAGAGCCGCAATGCGTGCGTGCAGATCGCGCCCGGCCAGCGCGGCGCGCTGGGCCGGTCCGCAAGGGCCGCGGTCAGTCCGACGCGGCTGTCCCACGTCCTGCTCTTCACCACGGATCTGGAGCGCAGCCTGGCGTTCTACGCCCAGGCCCTGGGGCTTTACCTGTCGGACCGCTCGCGCGATATCGTCGCCTTCATGCACGGGCGGCACGGCTCGGACCATCATCTGCTGGCCTTCGTGCAGGACCGCGCGCCCGGGTGGCACCATAGCGCGTGGGACGTGCCGGGCATCGAAGAGGTCGGCTGCGGCTCCGAGCAGATGCGGGCCGCGGGCTACCCGGAAGGCTGGGGTGTGGCGCGCCACACGCTGGGTTCGAACTACTTCTACTACGTGCGCGATCCCTGGGGATCGTTCTGGGAGTACTCGGCCCACATCGATTACGTGCCGGCCGGATACGACTGGCCGGCCGGCGACTATCCGCCAGAGGATGCGCTCTACATGTGGGGGCCGGAAATGCCGGAGTACTTCATCCGCAACACCGGCTAG
- a CDS encoding LysR family transcriptional regulator produces the protein MDLRQFDCFLAVADKLHFGRAAEALHMSQSSVSEAVKALEKTLGAPLFERSSRRVALTPLGETLKLGAGPAVVMLKAALDDCKRQAAGKPRHLRIGFLGGGFYELYRPLVSEFKAAHSNVELEFVELTYVTHYAAVADGSVDVAFCRLPLGADGLCHGPIVLRDQRMLCVPLDHPFAAATLLDPELLAEERLVRMVPGSVNQEWQDYHFPRHTPKGKPIGDGPVVRTIREGIAAVNTREGLLMLTKRAASYYATPEIAFVEIDLPAMPSALVRRVDDHRPILQELEALLLRIAERHGVAA, from the coding sequence ATGGATCTACGCCAATTCGATTGCTTTCTGGCCGTCGCGGACAAACTGCATTTCGGCCGCGCGGCGGAGGCGCTGCACATGAGCCAGTCTTCCGTGTCGGAGGCGGTCAAGGCCTTGGAGAAAACGCTGGGCGCCCCCTTGTTCGAGCGCAGCAGCCGCCGCGTCGCGCTGACGCCGCTGGGCGAAACCCTGAAGCTGGGCGCGGGGCCGGCCGTCGTCATGTTGAAAGCCGCGCTGGACGACTGCAAGCGCCAGGCCGCGGGCAAGCCGCGCCATCTGCGCATCGGTTTCCTGGGCGGCGGCTTCTACGAGCTATACCGGCCCCTGGTCTCGGAATTCAAGGCGGCGCATTCCAACGTGGAGCTGGAGTTCGTGGAACTGACCTACGTCACCCACTACGCGGCGGTGGCCGACGGCTCGGTCGACGTGGCGTTCTGTCGCTTGCCGCTGGGCGCGGACGGCCTGTGCCATGGGCCGATAGTGCTGCGGGACCAGCGCATGCTATGCGTTCCGCTGGACCACCCGTTTGCCGCGGCGACCTTGCTGGACCCCGAGCTGCTGGCCGAGGAACGGCTGGTGCGCATGGTGCCGGGATCGGTCAACCAGGAATGGCAGGACTACCACTTTCCGCGCCATACCCCCAAAGGCAAACCCATCGGCGACGGCCCCGTGGTGCGCACCATCCGCGAAGGCATCGCCGCCGTGAACACGCGCGAGGGCCTGCTGATGCTGACCAAGCGCGCCGCCAGCTACTACGCGACGCCCGAGATCGCCTTCGTGGAGATAGACCTGCCCGCCATGCCCTCGGCCCTGGTGCGGCGGGTGGACGACCACCGGCCCATCCTCCAGGAACTGGAAGCCTTGCTGCTGCGCATTGCCGAGCGCCATGGCGTGGCGGCCTGA
- a CDS encoding alpha/beta hydrolase produces the protein MVEGDLVRGTFYLPSNAAGPVAAVALAHGWSMVAGGDLEEYAAAVVAQGLAALTFDFRHLGRSEGMPRQEIDPQRQIQDFRSAISYLRRRPEVDRERIGIWGSSYSGGHALTVAAIDRRVKCVVSQVPTTSGFSAAQRRVRYDKAQALQAAFEADREARDAGQPPATLRMVDADPDAAVAYPGPDSYNYMTGEARRCPAWVNEVTLRSLELARAYEPGMYVRRIAPTPLLMIVATGDGLTPADLQQDAFNAAHQPKELLLLPGGHYSVYTEHFERTSSAAANWFAQHLG, from the coding sequence ATGGTTGAAGGCGACCTGGTCCGCGGCACCTTCTACCTGCCGTCGAATGCCGCTGGTCCCGTGGCGGCGGTCGCGCTCGCGCACGGCTGGTCCATGGTGGCGGGCGGAGACCTGGAGGAGTACGCAGCTGCCGTGGTGGCCCAGGGCCTGGCCGCGCTGACTTTCGACTTCCGTCATCTAGGCCGCAGCGAAGGCATGCCGCGCCAGGAGATCGATCCGCAGCGGCAGATCCAGGACTTCCGGTCCGCCATTTCCTATCTGCGCCGGCGCCCGGAAGTGGACCGCGAACGCATCGGCATCTGGGGTAGCAGCTATAGCGGCGGCCATGCCCTGACGGTTGCGGCCATAGACCGTCGCGTCAAATGCGTAGTCAGCCAGGTCCCCACCACCAGCGGCTTCTCGGCCGCGCAACGGCGCGTGCGCTACGACAAGGCGCAGGCGCTGCAGGCCGCGTTCGAAGCGGATCGCGAGGCCCGCGACGCGGGCCAGCCGCCGGCCACGCTGCGCATGGTCGACGCCGACCCCGACGCGGCGGTCGCCTATCCGGGTCCGGATTCCTACAACTACATGACCGGTGAAGCGCGCCGCTGCCCGGCATGGGTCAACGAAGTCACCTTGCGTTCGCTGGAATTGGCTCGCGCCTATGAGCCCGGGATGTATGTGCGCCGCATCGCGCCCACGCCGCTGCTGATGATCGTCGCCACCGGCGACGGCCTGACGCCGGCCGACCTGCAGCAGGACGCGTTCAACGCGGCGCACCAGCCCAAGGAGTTGCTGCTGCTGCCTGGCGGCCACTACTCGGTTTACACGGAACATTTCGAACGCACCAGCAGCGCCGCGGCCAATTGGTTCGCGCAGCATCTGGGTTGA
- a CDS encoding fumarylacetoacetate hydrolase family protein produces MKFIRFSHGNEQHLGIQEGDQVVSLGQHELLDLLRQKADLSAFARERAASGKRYALQEIQYLPPLANPGKIICIGLNYLDHTAESKFEQPAYPTVFNRFNSSLIAHEQPMIRPKSSDSLDYEGELAVVLSGGGRYISKEDALKHVAGYSVFNDGSVREYQFKSPQWTVGKNFDGTGGFGPALVTADELPPGGAGLALETRLNGKVVQSANTRDMVFDVATLIALLSEAFTLEAGDVIVAGTPSGVGWAREPRLLMQDGDVCEVSIEGVGTLRNPIALER; encoded by the coding sequence ATGAAATTCATACGCTTTTCCCACGGCAACGAGCAGCATCTCGGCATCCAGGAAGGCGACCAGGTGGTCAGCCTCGGACAGCATGAACTGCTGGATCTGCTGCGGCAAAAGGCGGACCTGTCCGCATTCGCGCGCGAGCGCGCAGCCTCCGGCAAGCGTTACGCCCTGCAGGAAATCCAATACCTGCCGCCGCTGGCCAATCCTGGAAAGATCATCTGCATCGGTCTGAACTATCTGGACCACACTGCGGAAAGCAAATTCGAGCAGCCCGCGTACCCCACGGTGTTCAACCGCTTCAACAGCAGCCTGATCGCGCATGAACAGCCCATGATCCGCCCCAAGTCCTCCGATTCCCTGGATTACGAAGGCGAGTTGGCCGTGGTGCTGTCAGGCGGCGGGCGCTACATCAGCAAGGAGGATGCGCTCAAGCACGTGGCGGGCTATTCGGTCTTCAATGACGGTTCGGTGCGCGAATACCAGTTCAAGTCGCCCCAGTGGACGGTGGGCAAGAACTTCGACGGCACCGGCGGTTTCGGTCCGGCGCTTGTCACCGCGGACGAACTGCCGCCGGGCGGCGCGGGCCTGGCGTTGGAAACCAGGCTGAACGGCAAGGTGGTGCAGTCGGCCAACACGCGCGACATGGTTTTCGACGTGGCTACCCTGATTGCGCTGCTGAGCGAGGCATTCACGCTGGAGGCGGGCGACGTTATCGTGGCCGGCACGCCGTCGGGCGTGGGTTGGGCGCGCGAGCCGCGCCTGCTGATGCAGGACGGCGACGTCTGCGAAGTGTCGATCGAAGGCGTAGGCACCTTGCGCAATCCCATTGCCTTGGAGCGCTAG
- a CDS encoding GntR family transcriptional regulator produces MPQPLAIDHAPGHATQQPTQASVLTTAIQEDIIAGRLLPGSKLKLKELALRYGTGVNPLREALSRLATTGFVNAEDQRGFSVSRTSREELLDITQTRQRIESDALRASIANGDIEWEGRVLAALHRLNRQAMMLADPAGLNPAWELAHDAFHEALLSACPSRWSMRFSLILRQQTARYRNLSVMGPAEADARDVQAEHEAIAKAALAKNADLACALLSEHLRVTTALVLEHADRLGNAR; encoded by the coding sequence ATGCCCCAGCCGCTCGCCATCGACCACGCCCCTGGCCATGCCACGCAGCAACCCACGCAGGCGTCGGTGCTCACCACCGCCATCCAGGAAGACATCATCGCCGGCCGGCTGCTGCCAGGCTCCAAGCTCAAGCTGAAGGAACTGGCGCTGCGCTACGGCACGGGCGTGAACCCGCTGCGCGAGGCGCTCTCGCGCCTGGCCACCACCGGCTTCGTCAATGCCGAGGACCAGCGCGGTTTCAGCGTCAGCCGCACGTCCCGCGAAGAACTGCTGGACATCACCCAGACCCGCCAACGCATCGAGTCCGACGCGTTGCGCGCCTCCATCGCCAATGGCGACATTGAATGGGAAGGACGGGTGCTGGCGGCCCTGCACCGACTCAACCGCCAGGCGATGATGCTGGCGGATCCCGCCGGCCTGAACCCCGCGTGGGAACTGGCGCACGATGCCTTCCACGAAGCCCTGCTGTCGGCCTGCCCCTCGCGCTGGAGCATGCGGTTTTCCTTGATCCTGCGTCAGCAGACCGCGCGTTACCGCAACCTCTCGGTCATGGGGCCGGCGGAGGCCGACGCCCGCGACGTGCAAGCCGAACACGAAGCCATCGCCAAGGCCGCGCTCGCCAAGAACGCCGACCTGGCGTGCGCCCTTCTGTCCGAGCATCTGCGCGTCACCACCGCCCTGGTGCTCGAACACGCCGATCGCCTGGGGAACGCGCGCTAG